From Nicotiana tabacum cultivar K326 chromosome 20, ASM71507v2, whole genome shotgun sequence, one genomic window encodes:
- the LOC107766140 gene encoding uncharacterized protein LOC107766140 has product MGTSPESADTLASASAVTTNAHAPAATFASGVIDSTHPYYLHPSDYPGMNLVSSAFDGKGYGGWRRAIIIALSAKNKLGFIDGTLIIPKTDSAVQQAWGRCNDMVLSWLLNSLSKEIAESVLYPQSAKDLWSDLEDRFGQANGANLFQLQKELSSVVQGNSSVSTYFTKIKSLWDELDALNTFSACVCECECGAKVKSLKAHQDERLLQFLMGLNDIFIGFIERLH; this is encoded by the exons ATGGGTACTTCACCAGAGTCAGCTGATACTCTAGCTTCTGCTTCTGCTGTCACCACTAATGCTCATGCACCTGCAGCGACCTTTGCTTCAGGAGTAATTGACTCCACTCACCCTTATTACCTTCATCCTTCTGACTATCCAGGGATGAACCTTGTATCCTCAGCTTTTGATGGCAAAGGATATGGAGGTTGGAGAAGGGCAATCATCATTGCCTTGTCTGCAAAGAACAAGCTGGGATTCATCGATGGTACTCTTATTATCCCTAAGACTGATTCTGCAGTCCAGCAGGCTTGGGGTAGATGTAATGATATGGTACTTTCATGGCTTCTCAACTCCTTGTCCAAAGAGATAGCTGAAAGTGTGCTCTATCCACAGAGTGCAAAGGATTTGTGGAGTGACCTGGAAGACAGATTTGGACAAGCAAATGGAGCAAATTTGTTCCAATTACAAAAGGAATTAAGTTCAGTAGTGCAAGGTAATTCAAGTGTATCAACTTACTTCACCAAAATCAAAAGCCTATGGGATGAACTAGATGCACTTAATACATTTTCTGCTTGTGTATGTGAGTGTGAGTGTGGTGCAAAAGTCAAAAGCTTGAAAGCACACCAAGATGAGAGACTATTGCAGTTCCTAATGGGACTAAATGATATATTTATTGGG TTTATTGAACGACTGCATTGA